In the Streptobacillus moniliformis DSM 12112 genome, one interval contains:
- a CDS encoding YeeE/YedE thiosulfate transporter family protein, with the protein MEDRKNRRKEKPSQIPYALILVICLVGFGFYLKEPKLVAYWIFGVSFGIILQRSRFCFTAAFRDPVLTGGTSITRSVLWAISLATVGFTAYKYVNQENAKILMTNVNAVSILTVVGAILFGIGMVIAGGCASGTLMRCGEGFQMQWLSLVFFIFGSIVGSWAMNYLEPATAAMSIKLFLPDLFGWVGALVVQFIIILSIYVIALKWQLKKIGSYE; encoded by the coding sequence ATGGAAGATAGAAAAAATAGAAGAAAAGAAAAACCATCACAAATTCCATATGCATTAATTTTAGTTATATGTTTAGTAGGATTTGGTTTTTATTTAAAAGAACCAAAATTAGTAGCATATTGGATATTTGGTGTATCTTTTGGAATAATACTTCAAAGATCAAGATTCTGTTTTACAGCTGCATTTAGAGATCCTGTATTAACAGGAGGAACATCTATAACTAGATCAGTATTATGGGCAATTTCATTAGCTACAGTTGGATTTACAGCTTATAAATATGTAAATCAAGAAAATGCTAAAATATTAATGACTAATGTTAATGCTGTTTCTATTTTAACTGTTGTTGGAGCTATTTTATTTGGAATTGGAATGGTAATAGCAGGAGGATGTGCTTCAGGAACATTAATGAGATGTGGGGAAGGCTTCCAAATGCAATGGTTATCTTTAGTATTTTTCATATTTGGATCAATAGTAGGTTCTTGGGCTATGAACTATTTAGAACCAGCAACAGCAGCTATGTCTATTAAGTTATTCTTGCCAGATTTATTTGGTTGGGTAGGAGCTTTAGTAGTTCAGTTTATAATAATATTAAGTATTTATGTAATCGCCTTAAAATGGCAACTTAAAAAAATTGGAAGTTATGAATAA
- a CDS encoding LysR family transcriptional regulator translates to MDINNIKAFTKLIEYGTISKTATKLFITQSALSKIINKLEIDLGTKLLNRTNKGVGLTKEGQIAYNYFKKLIDIDNEMRKEIKDFKDNVKKLKIVAVPSVANYSLPCVLYNLSDKFKNMKFPLSLKNSSSKIVSDIADGIVDIGFVSNCQNCEFWKIKYTKAYDENIILVASNKNKLSKIQLSDLSKFRYVEYIGDDTINEAIEEVIPNYSDLNIITQLESIEAIKKSISQSNFLAFLPYSSVKTEIYRKELKCIEIKDINIIKEIFIARRFENSKKHKEVIDYIEKFILDTIC, encoded by the coding sequence ATGGATATAAATAATATAAAGGCTTTTACCAAATTAATTGAATATGGGACCATTTCTAAAACGGCTACTAAGCTTTTTATCACTCAATCAGCTCTTTCAAAAATAATAAATAAATTAGAAATAGATCTTGGCACAAAATTATTAAATAGAACAAATAAAGGTGTTGGATTAACAAAAGAAGGTCAAATCGCTTATAATTATTTTAAAAAGTTAATTGATATTGATAATGAAATGAGAAAAGAAATTAAAGACTTTAAAGATAATGTGAAGAAATTAAAAATAGTTGCTGTACCTTCTGTAGCCAACTACTCTCTTCCGTGTGTTTTATATAATTTGAGTGATAAATTTAAAAATATGAAATTCCCATTATCATTGAAAAACAGTTCATCTAAAATTGTTTCTGATATTGCAGATGGTATTGTTGATATAGGTTTTGTTTCAAATTGCCAAAATTGTGAATTTTGGAAGATAAAATATACAAAAGCATATGACGAAAATATTATATTAGTTGCTTCTAATAAAAATAAGCTATCTAAAATTCAGTTATCAGATTTATCTAAATTTAGATATGTTGAATATATAGGTGATGATACAATTAATGAAGCCATTGAAGAAGTTATACCAAATTATTCAGATTTAAATATTATAACTCAACTTGAATCTATAGAAGCTATAAAAAAGTCTATTAGTCAATCTAATTTCTTAGCTTTTTTACCTTATTCTTCAGTTAAAACTGAAATTTATAGAAAAGAATTGAAATGTATTGAAATAAAAGATATTAATATAATAAAAGAGATATTTATTGCACGTAGATTTGAAAACAGTAAAAAACATAAAGAAGTTATAGATTATATTGAAAAATTTATTCTCGATACAATATGTTAA
- a CDS encoding FAD-dependent oxidoreductase: MEKKRERYDVLIIGGGSSGLTAGIYCGRAKLKTLVFEKTLVGGLATYTSDIANYPGFPDGIGGTELMNLFHKQAKNFDVKFKLTDVKSVKLDTEIKEVETFRVIYEAPVVIIAGGGYPRLTGALNEDLFLYDKGISFCATCDAAANTDKTVMVVGSGDSAIEEGIFLTKFAKKVIVSVVHDEGIMDCNEIAKAEALANPKMEFIWNSMVKEYKGNEKLETVILKNTKTGEEIPVDVDTCFLFIGYLPNTSLYKEILDLSTKGYIVTNEKMETNIEGVFAAGDIREKYLKQVSTAVGDGAIAGYNAEKFISETNTFNNQILNDGKETLVYLYDSSDIKMLDFLPKVEEHSKSINHELVKVDIYKSKFISNKLNIKEFPALVYLKDKKVVKIKYEL, translated from the coding sequence ATGGAAAAAAAGAGAGAAAGATATGATGTATTAATAATAGGTGGGGGAAGTTCTGGTTTAACTGCTGGTATTTATTGTGGAAGAGCAAAATTAAAAACATTAGTATTTGAAAAAACTTTAGTTGGAGGGTTAGCAACATATACAAGTGATATAGCTAACTATCCAGGATTTCCTGATGGAATAGGTGGAACTGAATTAATGAATTTATTTCATAAGCAAGCTAAAAACTTTGATGTTAAATTTAAATTAACTGATGTTAAATCAGTAAAATTAGATACTGAAATTAAAGAAGTTGAAACATTTAGAGTTATTTATGAAGCACCTGTAGTTATTATTGCTGGTGGTGGTTATCCTAGATTAACTGGAGCACTTAATGAAGATTTATTCTTATACGATAAAGGAATTTCGTTTTGTGCAACATGTGATGCTGCTGCAAACACTGATAAAACTGTAATGGTAGTTGGTTCAGGAGATTCTGCCATAGAAGAGGGGATATTCTTAACTAAATTTGCTAAAAAAGTAATAGTTTCAGTTGTTCACGATGAAGGAATAATGGATTGTAACGAAATTGCAAAAGCAGAAGCTTTAGCTAATCCAAAAATGGAATTTATATGGAATAGTATGGTTAAGGAGTATAAAGGTAATGAAAAATTAGAAACAGTTATTTTAAAAAATACAAAAACTGGAGAAGAGATTCCAGTAGATGTTGATACATGTTTCTTATTTATTGGATATTTACCAAATACTTCTTTATACAAGGAAATATTAGATTTATCTACAAAAGGATATATAGTTACTAATGAAAAAATGGAAACTAATATTGAAGGTGTATTTGCTGCTGGAGATATAAGAGAAAAATATTTAAAACAAGTATCAACAGCTGTAGGAGATGGAGCAATAGCTGGATATAATGCAGAAAAATTCATTAGTGAAACTAATACATTTAATAATCAAATTTTAAATGATGGTAAAGAAACACTAGTATATCTATATGATTCAAGTGATATAAAAATGTTGGACTTTTTACCAAAAGTAGAGGAACATTCAAAATCTATTAATCATGAATTAGTAAAAGTAGATATATATAAGAGTAAATTTATATCTAATAAATTAAATATAAAAGAATTTCCTGCTTTAGTATATCTAAAAGATAAGAAAGTCGTAAAAATAAAATATGAATTATAA
- a CDS encoding sulfurtransferase TusA family protein: MAKEFTLDCLGEACPVPLIRTQGKMEELEIGDVLVVSIDHSCAMKNIPEWARKVGHNVEIEEIDDGEWELIIEKLV, from the coding sequence ATGGCAAAAGAATTTACATTAGATTGTTTAGGTGAGGCTTGTCCTGTACCTTTAATTAGAACTCAAGGGAAAATGGAAGAATTAGAAATAGGAGATGTATTAGTAGTTAGTATAGATCATTCTTGTGCAATGAAAAACATTCCAGAATGGGCAAGAAAAGTAGGACATAATGTTGAGATAGAAGAAATTGATGATGGGGAATGGGAATTAATTATTGAAAAATTAGTATAG
- a CDS encoding sulfurtransferase TusA family protein has product MIEECFGEICPIPFLKFEKIFKEINTGENFTIIVDHSCAKVKIENFCKNKNIRFKIFEPINGIWEITVWK; this is encoded by the coding sequence ATGATAGAAGAATGTTTTGGTGAAATTTGCCCAATTCCTTTTTTGAAATTTGAAAAAATTTTTAAAGAAATAAATACTGGTGAAAATTTTACTATTATTGTTGATCATAGTTGTGCTAAAGTAAAAATTGAAAATTTTTGTAAAAATAAAAATATAAGGTTTAAAATTTTTGAGCCAATAAATGGTATATGGGAAATAACAGTTTGGAAGTAA
- a CDS encoding YeeE/YedE thiosulfate transporter family protein: MQAYFKKIQKNPIYKRIMKDPLSYNTGATLLAVFAIAHFIFFNSTWGVTSTFAVWGAKIIKIFGLTPENWVYFQTHASQGKSILTPLLQDGGSIRNIGIILGATLATLFASEFRIKKIKNKKQVVAGILGGFLMGFGSRLALGCNIGALFSATAALSLSGWIFALFLLVGAIIGSKLLVKVFM; this comes from the coding sequence ATGCAAGCATACTTTAAAAAAATACAAAAAAATCCTATATATAAAAGAATAATGAAAGATCCTTTATCATATAATACAGGGGCAACTTTACTTGCAGTATTTGCTATAGCTCACTTTATATTTTTTAATAGTACATGGGGAGTTACATCAACATTTGCAGTATGGGGAGCAAAAATTATTAAAATTTTTGGACTAACTCCAGAAAATTGGGTATATTTTCAAACACATGCTTCTCAAGGTAAATCAATTTTAACTCCACTTTTACAAGATGGTGGATCAATACGTAATATAGGAATAATACTTGGAGCAACACTTGCTACTTTATTTGCTTCAGAATTTAGAATTAAAAAAATTAAAAACAAGAAACAAGTTGTAGCAGGAATATTAGGTGGTTTCTTAATGGGATTTGGTTCAAGATTAGCATTAGGATGTAATATAGGGGCTTTATTTTCAGCTACAGCAGCATTATCACTTTCAGGATGGATATTTGCACTGTTCTTATTAGTTGGTGCAATTATAGGAAGTAAACTATTAGTGAAAGTATTTATGTAG